One window of the Corynebacterium glutamicum ATCC 13032 genome contains the following:
- a CDS encoding DivIVA domain-containing protein: MPLTPADVHNVAFNKPPIGKRGYNEDEVDQFLDLVEDALVQFQEENEDLKQQVEELEAQVAGGTSSAASSSTAGAATAAASKSVDEAALRKEIEEKLRSEYASKLDDASKAAQKAQNDAKSAQDQLQRAQADAKAARDEAEKAKAEAKSAASSSTTKAAAVGAVGAGTGAAVATGAANVDTHMQAAKVLGLAQEMADRLTSEARSESKSMLDEAREAAEKQIEEANSTSNRTLEDARANAEKQIAEAQNRADTLVNEADAKAKNLVSEAEKKSAATLAASTSRAEAQIRQAEDKANALQADAERKHTETMAAVKEQQNALETRIAELQTFEREYRTRLKSLLEGQLEELNARGSSAPTNNKPSGE, encoded by the coding sequence ATGCCGTTGACTCCAGCTGATGTGCATAACGTCGCTTTTAATAAGCCGCCTATCGGCAAGCGTGGCTACAACGAAGACGAGGTTGATCAGTTCCTAGATCTCGTTGAGGACGCCCTCGTTCAGTTCCAAGAGGAAAACGAAGACCTAAAGCAGCAGGTCGAAGAGCTAGAGGCGCAGGTTGCCGGTGGTACTTCTTCCGCTGCTAGTTCCTCAACTGCAGGTGCAGCCACAGCTGCAGCTTCCAAGTCTGTTGACGAGGCAGCGCTGCGCAAGGAAATCGAAGAGAAGCTGCGCTCCGAATACGCATCCAAGCTCGATGATGCCTCCAAGGCCGCTCAGAAGGCTCAAAACGATGCGAAGTCCGCTCAAGATCAGCTACAGCGTGCACAAGCTGACGCAAAGGCAGCTCGCGACGAAGCTGAAAAGGCCAAGGCTGAAGCTAAGTCAGCAGCATCCTCCAGCACCACTAAGGCAGCAGCGGTTGGCGCTGTCGGCGCTGGCACCGGAGCAGCAGTTGCTACAGGTGCTGCAAATGTGGACACCCACATGCAGGCAGCGAAGGTTCTGGGACTCGCACAGGAAATGGCAGACCGCCTGACCTCAGAGGCTCGCTCCGAATCCAAGTCCATGCTGGACGAGGCTCGCGAAGCAGCAGAGAAGCAGATCGAGGAAGCAAACAGCACCTCCAACCGCACTCTGGAAGATGCTCGCGCAAACGCTGAGAAGCAGATCGCTGAAGCGCAGAACCGCGCTGACACTCTGGTCAACGAAGCTGACGCTAAGGCTAAGAACCTGGTTTCCGAAGCCGAGAAGAAGTCCGCAGCCACCCTGGCCGCATCCACCTCTCGTGCAGAAGCTCAGATCCGTCAAGCCGAGGACAAGGCAAACGCCCTCCAGGCAGACGCAGAGCGCAAGCACACCGAAACCATGGCTGCAGTCAAGGAACAGCAGAATGCTCTGGAGACCCGCATCGCGGAACTGCAGACCTTCGAGCGTGAGTACCGCACCCGTCTGAAGTCCCTCCTCGAGGGCCAGCTGGAAGAACTCAACGCACGTGGCTCCTCTGCACCAACCAACAACAAGCCATCTGGTGAGTAA